In Piliocolobus tephrosceles isolate RC106 chromosome 10, ASM277652v3, whole genome shotgun sequence, a single window of DNA contains:
- the LETMD1 gene encoding LETM1 domain-containing protein 1 isoform X12, translated as MALSRVCWARSAVWGSVVTPGHFFTRRLQLGRSGLAWGAPRSSKLHLSPKADVKNLMSYVVTKTKAINGKYHRFLGRHFPRFYVLYTIFMKGLQMLWADAKKARRIKTNMWKHNIKFHQLPYREMEHLRQKALSRAMLLTSYLPPPLLRHRLKTRTTVIHQLDKALAKLGIGQLTAQEVKSKLSCLSCCTTWSCSPPTTLGQGAE; from the exons ATGGCGCTCTCCAGGGTGTGCTGGGCTCGGTCGGCTGTGTGGGGCTCGGTAGTCACCCCTGGACATTTTTTCACCCGGAGGCTGCAACTTGGTCGCTCTGGCCTGGCTTGGGGGGCCCCTCG GTCTTCAAAGCTTCACCTTTCTCCAAAGGCAGATGTGAAGAACTTGATGTCTTACGTGGTAACCAAGACAAAAGCGATTAATGGGAAATACCATCGTTTCTTGGGTCGTCATTTCCCCCGCTTCTATGTCCTGTACACAATCTTCATGAAAG GATTGCAGATGTTATGGGCTGATGCCAAAAAGGCTAGAAGAATAAAGACAAATATGTGGAAGCACAATATAAAGTTTCATCAACTTCCATACCGGGAGATGGAGCATTTGAGACAG AAAGCCTTGAGCCGGGCCATGCTTCTCACATCTTACCTGCCTCCTCCCTTGTTGAGACATCGTTTGAAGACTCGTACAACTGTGATTCACCAACTGGACAAGGCCTTGGCAAAGCTGGGGATTGGCCAGCTGACTGCTCAGGAAGTAAAATCG AAACTGAGCTGTCTCTCTTGCTGCACAACGTGGTCCTGCTCTCCACCAACTACCTTGGGACAAGGAGCTGAGTGA
- the LETMD1 gene encoding LETM1 domain-containing protein 1 isoform X7: MALSRVCWARSAVWGSVVTPGHFFTRRLQLGRSGLAWGAPRSSKLHLSPKADVKNLMSYVVTKTKAINGKYHRFLGRHFPRFYVLYTIFMKVPPRRHQVSFPRYYFHSTFCQLPGLLANIQRGTHPAIHDILALRDCFSNHPLGVNQLQALHVKALSRAMLLTSYLPPPLLRHRLKTRTTVIHQLDKALAKLGIGQLTAQEVKSACYLRGLNSTHIGEDRCRTWLGEWLQISCSLKETELSLLLHNVVLLSTNYLGTRS; encoded by the exons ATGGCGCTCTCCAGGGTGTGCTGGGCTCGGTCGGCTGTGTGGGGCTCGGTAGTCACCCCTGGACATTTTTTCACCCGGAGGCTGCAACTTGGTCGCTCTGGCCTGGCTTGGGGGGCCCCTCG GTCTTCAAAGCTTCACCTTTCTCCAAAGGCAGATGTGAAGAACTTGATGTCTTACGTGGTAACCAAGACAAAAGCGATTAATGGGAAATACCATCGTTTCTTGGGTCGTCATTTCCCCCGCTTCTATGTCCTGTACACAATCTTCATGAAAG TTCCGCCAAGACGTCACCAAGTGTCTTTTCCTAGGTATTATTTCCATTCCACCTTTTGCCAACTACCTGGTCTTCTTGCTAAT ATACAGCGTGGTACCCACCCAGCAATACATGATATCTTGGCTTTGAGAGACTGTTTCTCTAACCATCCTCTGGGCGTGAACCAACTCCAGGCTTTGCACGTG AAAGCCTTGAGCCGGGCCATGCTTCTCACATCTTACCTGCCTCCTCCCTTGTTGAGACATCGTTTGAAGACTCGTACAACTGTGATTCACCAACTGGACAAGGCCTTGGCAAAGCTGGGGATTGGCCAGCTGACTGCTCAGGAAGTAAAATCG GCTTGTTATCTCCGTGGCCTGAATTCTACACATATTGGTGAAGATAGGTGTCGAACTTGGCTGGGAGAATGGTTGCAGATTTCCTGCAGCCTGAAAG AAACTGAGCTGTCTCTCTTGCTGCACAACGTGGTCCTGCTCTCCACCAACTACCTTGGGACAAGGAGCTGA
- the LETMD1 gene encoding LETM1 domain-containing protein 1 isoform X6, translating into MALSRVCWARSAVWGSVVTPGHFFTRRLQLGRSGLAWGAPRSSKLHLSPKADVKNLMSYVVTKTKAINGKYHRFLGRHFPRFYVLYTIFMKGLQMLWADAKKARRIKTNMWKHNIKFHQLPYREMEHLRQIQRGTHPAIHDILALRDCFSNHPLGVNQLQALHVKALSRAMLLTSYLPPPLLRHRLKTRTTVIHQLDKALAKLGIGQLTAQEVKSACYLRGLNSTHIGEDRCRTWLGEWLQISCSLKETELSLLLHNVVLLSTNYLGTRS; encoded by the exons ATGGCGCTCTCCAGGGTGTGCTGGGCTCGGTCGGCTGTGTGGGGCTCGGTAGTCACCCCTGGACATTTTTTCACCCGGAGGCTGCAACTTGGTCGCTCTGGCCTGGCTTGGGGGGCCCCTCG GTCTTCAAAGCTTCACCTTTCTCCAAAGGCAGATGTGAAGAACTTGATGTCTTACGTGGTAACCAAGACAAAAGCGATTAATGGGAAATACCATCGTTTCTTGGGTCGTCATTTCCCCCGCTTCTATGTCCTGTACACAATCTTCATGAAAG GATTGCAGATGTTATGGGCTGATGCCAAAAAGGCTAGAAGAATAAAGACAAATATGTGGAAGCACAATATAAAGTTTCATCAACTTCCATACCGGGAGATGGAGCATTTGAGACAG ATACAGCGTGGTACCCACCCAGCAATACATGATATCTTGGCTTTGAGAGACTGTTTCTCTAACCATCCTCTGGGCGTGAACCAACTCCAGGCTTTGCACGTG AAAGCCTTGAGCCGGGCCATGCTTCTCACATCTTACCTGCCTCCTCCCTTGTTGAGACATCGTTTGAAGACTCGTACAACTGTGATTCACCAACTGGACAAGGCCTTGGCAAAGCTGGGGATTGGCCAGCTGACTGCTCAGGAAGTAAAATCG GCTTGTTATCTCCGTGGCCTGAATTCTACACATATTGGTGAAGATAGGTGTCGAACTTGGCTGGGAGAATGGTTGCAGATTTCCTGCAGCCTGAAAG AAACTGAGCTGTCTCTCTTGCTGCACAACGTGGTCCTGCTCTCCACCAACTACCTTGGGACAAGGAGCTGA
- the LETMD1 gene encoding LETM1 domain-containing protein 1 isoform X9, translated as MALSRVCWARSAVWGSVVTPGHFFTRRLQLGRSGLAWGAPRSSKLHLSPKADVKNLMSYVVTKTKAINGKYHRFLGRHFPRFYVLYTIFMKGLQMLWADAKKARRIKTNMWKHNIKFHQLPYREMEHLRQKALSRAMLLTSYLPPPLLRHRLKTRTTVIHQLDKALAKLGIGQLTAQEVKSACYLRGLNSTHIGEDRCRTWLGEWLQISCSLKETELSLLLHNVVLLSTNYLGTRS; from the exons ATGGCGCTCTCCAGGGTGTGCTGGGCTCGGTCGGCTGTGTGGGGCTCGGTAGTCACCCCTGGACATTTTTTCACCCGGAGGCTGCAACTTGGTCGCTCTGGCCTGGCTTGGGGGGCCCCTCG GTCTTCAAAGCTTCACCTTTCTCCAAAGGCAGATGTGAAGAACTTGATGTCTTACGTGGTAACCAAGACAAAAGCGATTAATGGGAAATACCATCGTTTCTTGGGTCGTCATTTCCCCCGCTTCTATGTCCTGTACACAATCTTCATGAAAG GATTGCAGATGTTATGGGCTGATGCCAAAAAGGCTAGAAGAATAAAGACAAATATGTGGAAGCACAATATAAAGTTTCATCAACTTCCATACCGGGAGATGGAGCATTTGAGACAG AAAGCCTTGAGCCGGGCCATGCTTCTCACATCTTACCTGCCTCCTCCCTTGTTGAGACATCGTTTGAAGACTCGTACAACTGTGATTCACCAACTGGACAAGGCCTTGGCAAAGCTGGGGATTGGCCAGCTGACTGCTCAGGAAGTAAAATCG GCTTGTTATCTCCGTGGCCTGAATTCTACACATATTGGTGAAGATAGGTGTCGAACTTGGCTGGGAGAATGGTTGCAGATTTCCTGCAGCCTGAAAG AAACTGAGCTGTCTCTCTTGCTGCACAACGTGGTCCTGCTCTCCACCAACTACCTTGGGACAAGGAGCTGA
- the LETMD1 gene encoding LETM1 domain-containing protein 1 isoform X3, protein MALSRVCWARSAVWGSVVTPGHFFTRRLQLGRSGLAWGAPRSSKLHLSPKADVKNLMSYVVTKTKAINGKYHRFLGRHFPRFYVLYTIFMKGLQMLWADAKKARRIKTNMWKHNIKFHQLPYREMEHLRQFRQDVTKCLFLGIISIPPFANYLVFLLMYLFPRQLLIRHFWTPKQQTDFLDIYHAFRKQSHPEIISYLEKVIPLISDAGLRWHLTDLCTKIQRGTHPAIHDILALRDCFSNHPLGVNQLQALHVKALSRAMLLTSYLPPPLLRHRLKTRTTVIHQLDKALAKLGIGQLTAQEVKSLLLVTSEK, encoded by the exons ATGGCGCTCTCCAGGGTGTGCTGGGCTCGGTCGGCTGTGTGGGGCTCGGTAGTCACCCCTGGACATTTTTTCACCCGGAGGCTGCAACTTGGTCGCTCTGGCCTGGCTTGGGGGGCCCCTCG GTCTTCAAAGCTTCACCTTTCTCCAAAGGCAGATGTGAAGAACTTGATGTCTTACGTGGTAACCAAGACAAAAGCGATTAATGGGAAATACCATCGTTTCTTGGGTCGTCATTTCCCCCGCTTCTATGTCCTGTACACAATCTTCATGAAAG GATTGCAGATGTTATGGGCTGATGCCAAAAAGGCTAGAAGAATAAAGACAAATATGTGGAAGCACAATATAAAGTTTCATCAACTTCCATACCGGGAGATGGAGCATTTGAGACAG TTCCGCCAAGACGTCACCAAGTGTCTTTTCCTAGGTATTATTTCCATTCCACCTTTTGCCAACTACCTGGTCTTCTTGCTAAT GTACCTGTTTCCCAGGCAACTACTGATCAGGCATTTCTGGACCCCAAAACAACAAACTGATTTCTTAGATATCTATCATGCTTTCCGGAAGCAATCCCACCCAGAAATTATTAGTTATTTAGAAAAGGTCATCCCTCTCATTTCTGATGCAGGACTCCGGTGGCATCTGACAGATCTGTGCACCAAG ATACAGCGTGGTACCCACCCAGCAATACATGATATCTTGGCTTTGAGAGACTGTTTCTCTAACCATCCTCTGGGCGTGAACCAACTCCAGGCTTTGCACGTG AAAGCCTTGAGCCGGGCCATGCTTCTCACATCTTACCTGCCTCCTCCCTTGTTGAGACATCGTTTGAAGACTCGTACAACTGTGATTCACCAACTGGACAAGGCCTTGGCAAAGCTGGGGATTGGCCAGCTGACTGCTCAGGAAGTAAAATCG
- the LETMD1 gene encoding LETM1 domain-containing protein 1 isoform X1: MALSRVCWARSAVWGSVVTPGHFFTRRLQLGRSGLAWGAPRSSKLHLSPKADVKNLMSYVVTKTKAINGKYHRFLGRHFPRFYVLYTIFMKGLQMLWADAKKARRIKTNMWKHNIKFHQLPYREMEHLRQFRQDVTKCLFLGIISIPPFANYLVFLLMYLFPRQLLIRHFWTPKQQTDFLDIYHAFRKQSHPEIISYLEKVIPLISDAGLRWHLTDLCTKIQRGTHPAIHDILALRDCFSNHPLGVNQLQALHVKALSRAMLLTSYLPPPLLRHRLKTRTTVIHQLDKALAKLGIGQLTAQEVKSACYLRGLNSTHIGEDRCRTWLGEWLQISCSLKETELSLLLHNVVLLSTNYLGTRS; the protein is encoded by the exons ATGGCGCTCTCCAGGGTGTGCTGGGCTCGGTCGGCTGTGTGGGGCTCGGTAGTCACCCCTGGACATTTTTTCACCCGGAGGCTGCAACTTGGTCGCTCTGGCCTGGCTTGGGGGGCCCCTCG GTCTTCAAAGCTTCACCTTTCTCCAAAGGCAGATGTGAAGAACTTGATGTCTTACGTGGTAACCAAGACAAAAGCGATTAATGGGAAATACCATCGTTTCTTGGGTCGTCATTTCCCCCGCTTCTATGTCCTGTACACAATCTTCATGAAAG GATTGCAGATGTTATGGGCTGATGCCAAAAAGGCTAGAAGAATAAAGACAAATATGTGGAAGCACAATATAAAGTTTCATCAACTTCCATACCGGGAGATGGAGCATTTGAGACAG TTCCGCCAAGACGTCACCAAGTGTCTTTTCCTAGGTATTATTTCCATTCCACCTTTTGCCAACTACCTGGTCTTCTTGCTAAT GTACCTGTTTCCCAGGCAACTACTGATCAGGCATTTCTGGACCCCAAAACAACAAACTGATTTCTTAGATATCTATCATGCTTTCCGGAAGCAATCCCACCCAGAAATTATTAGTTATTTAGAAAAGGTCATCCCTCTCATTTCTGATGCAGGACTCCGGTGGCATCTGACAGATCTGTGCACCAAG ATACAGCGTGGTACCCACCCAGCAATACATGATATCTTGGCTTTGAGAGACTGTTTCTCTAACCATCCTCTGGGCGTGAACCAACTCCAGGCTTTGCACGTG AAAGCCTTGAGCCGGGCCATGCTTCTCACATCTTACCTGCCTCCTCCCTTGTTGAGACATCGTTTGAAGACTCGTACAACTGTGATTCACCAACTGGACAAGGCCTTGGCAAAGCTGGGGATTGGCCAGCTGACTGCTCAGGAAGTAAAATCG GCTTGTTATCTCCGTGGCCTGAATTCTACACATATTGGTGAAGATAGGTGTCGAACTTGGCTGGGAGAATGGTTGCAGATTTCCTGCAGCCTGAAAG AAACTGAGCTGTCTCTCTTGCTGCACAACGTGGTCCTGCTCTCCACCAACTACCTTGGGACAAGGAGCTGA
- the LETMD1 gene encoding LETM1 domain-containing protein 1 isoform X4, with product MALSRVCWARSAVWGSVVTPGHFFTRRLQLGRSGLAWGAPRSSKLHLSPKADVKNLMSYVVTKTKAINGKYHRFLGRHFPRFYVLYTIFMKGIISIPPFANYLVFLLMYLFPRQLLIRHFWTPKQQTDFLDIYHAFRKQSHPEIISYLEKVIPLISDAGLRWHLTDLCTKIQRGTHPAIHDILALRDCFSNHPLGVNQLQALHVKALSRAMLLTSYLPPPLLRHRLKTRTTVIHQLDKALAKLGIGQLTAQEVKSACYLRGLNSTHIGEDRCRTWLGEWLQISCSLKETELSLLLHNVVLLSTNYLGTRS from the exons ATGGCGCTCTCCAGGGTGTGCTGGGCTCGGTCGGCTGTGTGGGGCTCGGTAGTCACCCCTGGACATTTTTTCACCCGGAGGCTGCAACTTGGTCGCTCTGGCCTGGCTTGGGGGGCCCCTCG GTCTTCAAAGCTTCACCTTTCTCCAAAGGCAGATGTGAAGAACTTGATGTCTTACGTGGTAACCAAGACAAAAGCGATTAATGGGAAATACCATCGTTTCTTGGGTCGTCATTTCCCCCGCTTCTATGTCCTGTACACAATCTTCATGAAAG GTATTATTTCCATTCCACCTTTTGCCAACTACCTGGTCTTCTTGCTAAT GTACCTGTTTCCCAGGCAACTACTGATCAGGCATTTCTGGACCCCAAAACAACAAACTGATTTCTTAGATATCTATCATGCTTTCCGGAAGCAATCCCACCCAGAAATTATTAGTTATTTAGAAAAGGTCATCCCTCTCATTTCTGATGCAGGACTCCGGTGGCATCTGACAGATCTGTGCACCAAG ATACAGCGTGGTACCCACCCAGCAATACATGATATCTTGGCTTTGAGAGACTGTTTCTCTAACCATCCTCTGGGCGTGAACCAACTCCAGGCTTTGCACGTG AAAGCCTTGAGCCGGGCCATGCTTCTCACATCTTACCTGCCTCCTCCCTTGTTGAGACATCGTTTGAAGACTCGTACAACTGTGATTCACCAACTGGACAAGGCCTTGGCAAAGCTGGGGATTGGCCAGCTGACTGCTCAGGAAGTAAAATCG GCTTGTTATCTCCGTGGCCTGAATTCTACACATATTGGTGAAGATAGGTGTCGAACTTGGCTGGGAGAATGGTTGCAGATTTCCTGCAGCCTGAAAG AAACTGAGCTGTCTCTCTTGCTGCACAACGTGGTCCTGCTCTCCACCAACTACCTTGGGACAAGGAGCTGA
- the LETMD1 gene encoding LETM1 domain-containing protein 1 isoform X2, with translation MALSRVCWARSAVWGSVVTPGHFFTRRLQLGRSGLAWGAPRSSKLHLSPKADVKNLMSYVVTKTKAINGKYHRFLGRHFPRFYVLYTIFMKGLQMLWADAKKARRIKTNMWKHNIKFHQLPYREMEHLRQFRQDVTKCLFLGIISIPPFANYLVFLLMYLFPRQLLIRHFWTPKQQTDFLDIYHAFRKQSHPEIISYLEKVIPLISDAGLRWHLTDLCTKIQRGTHPAIHDILALRDCFSNHPLGVNQLQALHVKALSRAMLLTSYLPPPLLRHRLKTRTTVIHQLDKALAKLGIGQLTAQEVKSACYLRGLNSTHIGEDRCRTWLGEWLQISCSLKAASCHL, from the exons ATGGCGCTCTCCAGGGTGTGCTGGGCTCGGTCGGCTGTGTGGGGCTCGGTAGTCACCCCTGGACATTTTTTCACCCGGAGGCTGCAACTTGGTCGCTCTGGCCTGGCTTGGGGGGCCCCTCG GTCTTCAAAGCTTCACCTTTCTCCAAAGGCAGATGTGAAGAACTTGATGTCTTACGTGGTAACCAAGACAAAAGCGATTAATGGGAAATACCATCGTTTCTTGGGTCGTCATTTCCCCCGCTTCTATGTCCTGTACACAATCTTCATGAAAG GATTGCAGATGTTATGGGCTGATGCCAAAAAGGCTAGAAGAATAAAGACAAATATGTGGAAGCACAATATAAAGTTTCATCAACTTCCATACCGGGAGATGGAGCATTTGAGACAG TTCCGCCAAGACGTCACCAAGTGTCTTTTCCTAGGTATTATTTCCATTCCACCTTTTGCCAACTACCTGGTCTTCTTGCTAAT GTACCTGTTTCCCAGGCAACTACTGATCAGGCATTTCTGGACCCCAAAACAACAAACTGATTTCTTAGATATCTATCATGCTTTCCGGAAGCAATCCCACCCAGAAATTATTAGTTATTTAGAAAAGGTCATCCCTCTCATTTCTGATGCAGGACTCCGGTGGCATCTGACAGATCTGTGCACCAAG ATACAGCGTGGTACCCACCCAGCAATACATGATATCTTGGCTTTGAGAGACTGTTTCTCTAACCATCCTCTGGGCGTGAACCAACTCCAGGCTTTGCACGTG AAAGCCTTGAGCCGGGCCATGCTTCTCACATCTTACCTGCCTCCTCCCTTGTTGAGACATCGTTTGAAGACTCGTACAACTGTGATTCACCAACTGGACAAGGCCTTGGCAAAGCTGGGGATTGGCCAGCTGACTGCTCAGGAAGTAAAATCG GCTTGTTATCTCCGTGGCCTGAATTCTACACATATTGGTGAAGATAGGTGTCGAACTTGGCTGGGAGAATGGTTGCAGATTTCCTGCAGCCTGAAAG
- the LETMD1 gene encoding LETM1 domain-containing protein 1 isoform X11, protein MALSRVCWARSAVWGSVVTPGHFFTRRLQLGRSGLAWGAPRSSKLHLSPKADVKNLMSYVVTKTKAINGKYHRFLGRHFPRFYVLYTIFMKGLQMLWADAKKARRIKTNMWKHNIKFHQLPYREMEHLRQKALSRAMLLTSYLPPPLLRHRLKTRTTVIHQLDKALAKLGIGQLTAQEVKSLLLVTSEK, encoded by the exons ATGGCGCTCTCCAGGGTGTGCTGGGCTCGGTCGGCTGTGTGGGGCTCGGTAGTCACCCCTGGACATTTTTTCACCCGGAGGCTGCAACTTGGTCGCTCTGGCCTGGCTTGGGGGGCCCCTCG GTCTTCAAAGCTTCACCTTTCTCCAAAGGCAGATGTGAAGAACTTGATGTCTTACGTGGTAACCAAGACAAAAGCGATTAATGGGAAATACCATCGTTTCTTGGGTCGTCATTTCCCCCGCTTCTATGTCCTGTACACAATCTTCATGAAAG GATTGCAGATGTTATGGGCTGATGCCAAAAAGGCTAGAAGAATAAAGACAAATATGTGGAAGCACAATATAAAGTTTCATCAACTTCCATACCGGGAGATGGAGCATTTGAGACAG AAAGCCTTGAGCCGGGCCATGCTTCTCACATCTTACCTGCCTCCTCCCTTGTTGAGACATCGTTTGAAGACTCGTACAACTGTGATTCACCAACTGGACAAGGCCTTGGCAAAGCTGGGGATTGGCCAGCTGACTGCTCAGGAAGTAAAATCG
- the LETMD1 gene encoding LETM1 domain-containing protein 1 isoform X5: MSYVVTKTKAINGKYHRFLGRHFPRFYVLYTIFMKGLQMLWADAKKARRIKTNMWKHNIKFHQLPYREMEHLRQFRQDVTKCLFLGIISIPPFANYLVFLLMYLFPRQLLIRHFWTPKQQTDFLDIYHAFRKQSHPEIISYLEKVIPLISDAGLRWHLTDLCTKIQRGTHPAIHDILALRDCFSNHPLGVNQLQALHVKALSRAMLLTSYLPPPLLRHRLKTRTTVIHQLDKALAKLGIGQLTAQEVKSACYLRGLNSTHIGEDRCRTWLGEWLQISCSLKETELSLLLHNVVLLSTNYLGTRS, from the exons ATGTCTTACGTGGTAACCAAGACAAAAGCGATTAATGGGAAATACCATCGTTTCTTGGGTCGTCATTTCCCCCGCTTCTATGTCCTGTACACAATCTTCATGAAAG GATTGCAGATGTTATGGGCTGATGCCAAAAAGGCTAGAAGAATAAAGACAAATATGTGGAAGCACAATATAAAGTTTCATCAACTTCCATACCGGGAGATGGAGCATTTGAGACAG TTCCGCCAAGACGTCACCAAGTGTCTTTTCCTAGGTATTATTTCCATTCCACCTTTTGCCAACTACCTGGTCTTCTTGCTAAT GTACCTGTTTCCCAGGCAACTACTGATCAGGCATTTCTGGACCCCAAAACAACAAACTGATTTCTTAGATATCTATCATGCTTTCCGGAAGCAATCCCACCCAGAAATTATTAGTTATTTAGAAAAGGTCATCCCTCTCATTTCTGATGCAGGACTCCGGTGGCATCTGACAGATCTGTGCACCAAG ATACAGCGTGGTACCCACCCAGCAATACATGATATCTTGGCTTTGAGAGACTGTTTCTCTAACCATCCTCTGGGCGTGAACCAACTCCAGGCTTTGCACGTG AAAGCCTTGAGCCGGGCCATGCTTCTCACATCTTACCTGCCTCCTCCCTTGTTGAGACATCGTTTGAAGACTCGTACAACTGTGATTCACCAACTGGACAAGGCCTTGGCAAAGCTGGGGATTGGCCAGCTGACTGCTCAGGAAGTAAAATCG GCTTGTTATCTCCGTGGCCTGAATTCTACACATATTGGTGAAGATAGGTGTCGAACTTGGCTGGGAGAATGGTTGCAGATTTCCTGCAGCCTGAAAG AAACTGAGCTGTCTCTCTTGCTGCACAACGTGGTCCTGCTCTCCACCAACTACCTTGGGACAAGGAGCTGA
- the LETMD1 gene encoding LETM1 domain-containing protein 1 isoform X8 has translation MSYVVTKTKAINGKYHRFLGRHFPRFYVLYTIFMKGIISIPPFANYLVFLLMYLFPRQLLIRHFWTPKQQTDFLDIYHAFRKQSHPEIISYLEKVIPLISDAGLRWHLTDLCTKIQRGTHPAIHDILALRDCFSNHPLGVNQLQALHVKALSRAMLLTSYLPPPLLRHRLKTRTTVIHQLDKALAKLGIGQLTAQEVKSACYLRGLNSTHIGEDRCRTWLGEWLQISCSLKETELSLLLHNVVLLSTNYLGTRS, from the exons ATGTCTTACGTGGTAACCAAGACAAAAGCGATTAATGGGAAATACCATCGTTTCTTGGGTCGTCATTTCCCCCGCTTCTATGTCCTGTACACAATCTTCATGAAAG GTATTATTTCCATTCCACCTTTTGCCAACTACCTGGTCTTCTTGCTAAT GTACCTGTTTCCCAGGCAACTACTGATCAGGCATTTCTGGACCCCAAAACAACAAACTGATTTCTTAGATATCTATCATGCTTTCCGGAAGCAATCCCACCCAGAAATTATTAGTTATTTAGAAAAGGTCATCCCTCTCATTTCTGATGCAGGACTCCGGTGGCATCTGACAGATCTGTGCACCAAG ATACAGCGTGGTACCCACCCAGCAATACATGATATCTTGGCTTTGAGAGACTGTTTCTCTAACCATCCTCTGGGCGTGAACCAACTCCAGGCTTTGCACGTG AAAGCCTTGAGCCGGGCCATGCTTCTCACATCTTACCTGCCTCCTCCCTTGTTGAGACATCGTTTGAAGACTCGTACAACTGTGATTCACCAACTGGACAAGGCCTTGGCAAAGCTGGGGATTGGCCAGCTGACTGCTCAGGAAGTAAAATCG GCTTGTTATCTCCGTGGCCTGAATTCTACACATATTGGTGAAGATAGGTGTCGAACTTGGCTGGGAGAATGGTTGCAGATTTCCTGCAGCCTGAAAG AAACTGAGCTGTCTCTCTTGCTGCACAACGTGGTCCTGCTCTCCACCAACTACCTTGGGACAAGGAGCTGA
- the LETMD1 gene encoding LETM1 domain-containing protein 1 isoform X10 — MYLFPRQLLIRHFWTPKQQTDFLDIYHAFRKQSHPEIISYLEKVIPLISDAGLRWHLTDLCTKIQRGTHPAIHDILALRDCFSNHPLGVNQLQALHVKALSRAMLLTSYLPPPLLRHRLKTRTTVIHQLDKALAKLGIGQLTAQEVKSACYLRGLNSTHIGEDRCRTWLGEWLQISCSLKETELSLLLHNVVLLSTNYLGTRS, encoded by the exons AT GTACCTGTTTCCCAGGCAACTACTGATCAGGCATTTCTGGACCCCAAAACAACAAACTGATTTCTTAGATATCTATCATGCTTTCCGGAAGCAATCCCACCCAGAAATTATTAGTTATTTAGAAAAGGTCATCCCTCTCATTTCTGATGCAGGACTCCGGTGGCATCTGACAGATCTGTGCACCAAG ATACAGCGTGGTACCCACCCAGCAATACATGATATCTTGGCTTTGAGAGACTGTTTCTCTAACCATCCTCTGGGCGTGAACCAACTCCAGGCTTTGCACGTG AAAGCCTTGAGCCGGGCCATGCTTCTCACATCTTACCTGCCTCCTCCCTTGTTGAGACATCGTTTGAAGACTCGTACAACTGTGATTCACCAACTGGACAAGGCCTTGGCAAAGCTGGGGATTGGCCAGCTGACTGCTCAGGAAGTAAAATCG GCTTGTTATCTCCGTGGCCTGAATTCTACACATATTGGTGAAGATAGGTGTCGAACTTGGCTGGGAGAATGGTTGCAGATTTCCTGCAGCCTGAAAG AAACTGAGCTGTCTCTCTTGCTGCACAACGTGGTCCTGCTCTCCACCAACTACCTTGGGACAAGGAGCTGA